From Alligator mississippiensis isolate rAllMis1 chromosome 1, rAllMis1, whole genome shotgun sequence:
cactgcCAAGCCCAGGTGGagagcctacccctgccctcagtgcaggaaaAGCTTTAGCTGCCCCTTGcttctggctctgcacaagataaggcacgctggggagaagccccatgtacACGCCACGTGTGGGAAGACCTTCACCTGCCTCTCgaccctggctgctcaccaccagatccattctggacagctcccccaccgcttcaccaaaagggggaagagcATTGTGCTGCTCAAAAACCAGGTTGTGCACAGGAAGAAGCATCAGTACCGCTGTGTCACATGTGGTAAGACCTTCACCCATTTTTTCTCCCTGGTTCAGCACCGGCgcatgcacttggggaggaagacacACCGCTGCAAcgagtgcaggaagaacttcatcagctggcaaggcctgtcccagcaccggtgtgtgtggaggaggcagcagccacactgctgcacgaagtgtgggaagagcttcaggcagccctccagcctggccaggcacaggtgcatgcagaCACAGGAGAAGCCTCAtcattgctctgtgtgtgggaagagcttcatctccTCTTCCAAGCTGGCCCAACACCAGGTTGTCCACACAGGGCagaagctacatcagtgctctgcatgtgggaagagcttcacccactcctccaccctgacgttgcaccagcacatccacacaggggagaagccacatcagtgctctgagtgtgggaagagcttcagttatgCTTCTGAGCTAGCCCGGCACCGGcgcgtccacacaggggagaagccatataagtgctccgagtgtgggaagagcttcacttattCCTCCTCCCTGTCCAAGCACAAGCGCATTCACATGggagagaagccatatcagtgctctgagtgtgggaagagcttcacttattCCTCCTCCCTGGCCAAGCACAAGTGTATTCACATGggagagaagccatatcagtgctctgagtgtgggaagagcttcacttattCCACCTCCCTGGccaagcacaagcacattcacatgggagagaagccatatcagtgctccgagtgtgggaagagtttcattTATTCCTCCCACCTGACCAAGCACCTgcgtgtccacacaggggagaagccatatcagtgctctgagtgtgggaagagcttcagttattcctccTCCCTGGCCTGCCACCAGCGTActcacacaggagagaagccatatcagtgctttgagtgtgggaagagcttcagttattcctcccacttggcccagcaccagcgcatgcacacgggggagaagccatatcagtgctctgagtgtgggaagagcttcagttattcTTCTTCCCTGGCCAAGCACAAGCTCATTCACACGGGAGAGAAaacatatcagtgctctgagtgtgggaaaagctttacTTGCtcctctggcctggctcagcaccgACGCATCCACACAGGGTTGAAGAcgcatcagtgctctgtgtgtgggaagagcttcacccactcctcccacctggcccaacaccagcgtgtccacacaggggagaagccatatcaatgctctgagtgtgggaagagtttcagcctcctctccagcctggcccggcaccagcgcatccacaccggggagaagccatatcagtgctctgtgtgtgggaagagcttcacccaagcCTTCTCCCTGGCCAagcaccagtgcatccacacaggggagaagccatatcagtgctctgagtgtgggaagaatTTCAGCAtcctctccagcctggcccagcaccaacgcgtccacacaggggaga
This genomic window contains:
- the LOC102564261 gene encoding zinc finger protein 665; this encodes MQAMQPLCEAELPSATSQLSPRDELPTPEPWRQLFRGLRYREAEGPGKICSRLRELCRRWLEPQHCSKEQMLELVVLEQFLAILPLEMRSWVCGCRVETCAQAVALAEGFQLGQAEDEKLQVTMRVKLEEGSSDQLQPPGALPEPGDSWVQQPKAHRKDRPLEEAGNWETSGPKDDLPHVPKEEPSPNLDPGAGTLSRVDQQPPEEGPVNLELQRPSPGRRGQSGSLTPGPGQLQEGQGRPANQGESMELLEVFKDVAVYFTREEWELLEEEEKGLYRDQMLRNHQALLSLAGYGGPSPDLISRIQRGKVELWVCDDEDRGAILSSEDLQPGHAWLLSRTEEQAAEEGPGKLEPPWASLLSMGELYSLSTEKDQGHKGQGMTPKQENVAVNVVPSLVGHWSEEGKEASKRPKCRDEYVMLRHLKRKKAKVHWRETLHANQGSVGGLRGKQELTAKPRWRAYPCPQCRKSFSCPLLLALHKIRHAGEKPHVHATCGKTFTCLSTLAAHHQIHSGQLPHRFTKRGKSIVLLKNQVVHRKKHQYRCVTCGKTFTHFFSLVQHRRMHLGRKTHRCNECRKNFISWQGLSQHRCVWRRQQPHCCTKCGKSFRQPSSLARHRCMQTQEKPHHCSVCGKSFISSSKLAQHQVVHTGQKLHQCSACGKSFTHSSTLTLHQHIHTGEKPHQCSECGKSFSYASELARHRRVHTGEKPYKCSECGKSFTYSSSLSKHKRIHMGEKPYQCSECGKSFTYSSSLAKHKCIHMGEKPYQCSECGKSFTYSTSLAKHKHIHMGEKPYQCSECGKSFIYSSHLTKHLRVHTGEKPYQCSECGKSFSYSSSLACHQRTHTGEKPYQCFECGKSFSYSSHLAQHQRMHTGEKPYQCSECGKSFSYSSSLAKHKLIHTGEKTYQCSECGKSFTCSSGLAQHRRIHTGLKTHQCSVCGKSFTHSSHLAQHQRVHTGEKPYQCSECGKSFSLLSSLARHQRIHTGEKPYQCSVCGKSFTQAFSLAKHQCIHTGEKPYQCSECGKNFSILSSLAQHQRVHTGEKPYQCNECGKSFSVLSSLARHQRMHKGEKPHHCS